The nucleotide sequence TAGATTAAATGTTTATGTGGCTTCAGACTTTGGTCGTACGCCTTTTTATAATAATGGTACTCCACCAGGAAAAGACCATTGGGCTGTTGGTAGTACGCTAATAATGAAAAAGAATGCACCATGGGCGGGAAAAGCAGTTGGTTCAACGGATAATAAGCTTAATGCGCGCAAGGTGAATAGAGCGAAACCAACAACAAGTAATGACAATAATGGCGTAATATTGGAGCCTAAACATGTTATGCAAGCAATGCGTAAACAACTAGGTATTGATCAATCTGATGCTGCATTAGCGTTTCCGCTAAAGGTTGATTTTGGTGATGAAGTAGACTTATTCGCATAAGTTGAATTGCGCTCAATCAGTTAATTAAAATAAAAATTTAAACAGCTTTCTAGGTTAGAATAATGATAATAAAAAGACCAAATTGTAAAGTATTAACCATCATCTTAATGGTAATGTGCAGCAGTGCTTGTACTACGGTGCAACCGTGGGAAAGAGGTAATTTAGCCAAAAATGAAATGGCTTTAGACAGTGACCCTATGCAGTCGTCATTTGCCAATCACGTTTATAACTCGAAAGAATCTAGTTCAGGTTCAAGTAAAGGTGCCGGCGGCGGCTGTGGGTGCAATTAATGAAACTCGCAGATTCTAAAAAAGCACTCAGTGCCCTTGCCGCAACCGCAGCAATTTTACCTAATATCGCCATTGCAGACTCGCCCTCAGAATCTATTGTTTTTGGCTACAAACATCATAAATATAGTGAAGCTGATGCCAGTAAAAGTGCAACCGGCACAAATAGTGTTGGTCGATACGACATCGACGTGAACCAATTTCAATTGCTATTGCCGATTGGTAGTAAATATCAAGTTAACTTTGACTACCAAACCGAAACAATGAGTGGCGCATCGCCTTGGTATACCTATAAGAGCAATGATGGCAAAGTTCATCAAGCAATGAGTGGTGCCTCCATTAAGGACACCCGTGATGATATTAAAGTATCCTTATCTACCTATTCCGATAACTCAACATTAACAGTTGGTATTGCTAATTCAAGTGAGGATGATTATACCGGTAATAGTGTTTCTGCAGCGTATAGCCATACTAGTGAAGATAAAATGCAAACTTATGCAATCAGTGCTGACTACTCGGATGATACGGTAGATCCAGTTGATAAAGATGCATTTGAACCTGCACGTGTTGAAGAGCAGGATAAGCAATCATTTTCAACGATGTTGTCAATGACACAAACAATTAACCGAAATATGATTTGGCAAATGAGTGGCGGCTTTATTTATAAAGAAGGTTATTTGTCTGATCCATATAAATTGGTTGATATCGTAGACCCACTGGATACAACGCAACGTATTTTAATTGGCGATCAACGTCCAGAAGACAGAACTGCTTGGTTGTTAACAAGTCGAACAAGAAATTATATTGAAAGTGCGCAAGCAGCCTTGCATATT is from Thalassotalea crassostreae and encodes:
- a CDS encoding DUF4266 domain-containing protein, whose protein sequence is MIIKRPNCKVLTIILMVMCSSACTTVQPWERGNLAKNEMALDSDPMQSSFANHVYNSKESSSGSSKGAGGGCGCN
- a CDS encoding DUF3570 domain-containing protein — its product is MKLADSKKALSALAATAAILPNIAIADSPSESIVFGYKHHKYSEADASKSATGTNSVGRYDIDVNQFQLLLPIGSKYQVNFDYQTETMSGASPWYTYKSNDGKVHQAMSGASIKDTRDDIKVSLSTYSDNSTLTVGIANSSEDDYTGNSVSAAYSHTSEDKMQTYAISADYSDDTVDPVDKDAFEPARVEEQDKQSFSTMLSMTQTINRNMIWQMSGGFIYKEGYLSDPYKLVDIVDPLDTTQRILIGDQRPEDRTAWLLTSRTRNYIESAQAALHIDYRYYSDNWDLNSHTLEAKWIQNIAEDWRIIPSVRYYTQSATDFYQTYYESERRQKYYSTDYRLSSYGAITLGLKVETKIDNWLVNLGYEQYRSDGSYGLESAHQDNPGLVDFDILSFGFYYTFD